From the genome of Nicotiana sylvestris chromosome 2, ASM39365v2, whole genome shotgun sequence, one region includes:
- the LOC104231052 gene encoding uncharacterized protein — protein sequence MLSDGKAEMGVAPNPLTGDEVLVQLQALGNVTFGKGQKRKCDVHSNSYNWKKKSIFFELPYWKSLMLRHNLDMMHIERNVSDNIILTVMNMVGKTKDTLKSRYDLMDLGIRQRLHPIEDGNNILLPVACYALSAEEKLKVCSFLANLKVPDAFSSNISRCVNVQEKKIHGLKCHDHHVLLQDIFPVAIRGLLPKEVCDPIIALGKFFKNIYSKCLTIEDLDILEAEIPIILTKLQLVFPPAFFDVMVHLPNHLPSEVKLGGPTQYQNMYPIEREYTREIESQSSMRTHKNGFLDWFRAHIFVLSAQGRANDELISLAIGRVPLVHRYSTFVVNGFRFHTKELALRRKTQNSGVLVRGDDLDSNKEYYGVLEDNYELSYVANRKVYLFKCHWWDVARLGRGYKIDKYGFTSVNTRCALNTNEPFVLASQSEQVFYLDDMVDNDWLVVVKTNPRDLFKIPDNNDNCVDIEDEELQNEEVYQQEEAEFNTSFTNDQENIVDVSLHRDNVKPQSINNHNEEDDFINDNHIEISESEDSEEE from the exons ATGTTATCTGATGGGAAAGCTGAAATGGGAGTTGCACCTAACCCTTTAACAGGTGATGAAGTACTTGTGCAATTACAAGCTTTGGGTAATGTCACTTTTGGTAAAGGACAAAAGAGAAAGTGTGATGTTCATAGCAATTCTTACAATTGGAAGAAAAAAAGTATCTTTTTCGAATTACCTTATTGGAAGAGTCTTATGTTACGACATAACCTTGATATGATGCACATCGAAAGAAATGTGTCCGATAATATTATATTAACTGTCATGAATATGGTTGGAAAGACAAAAGACACATTGAAAAGTAGATATGACTTGATGGATCTTGGAATTAGACAAAGGTTGCATCCTATTGAGGATGGGAATAATATTTTGTTACCGGTAGCATGCTATGCATTGTCCGCAGAAGAGAAGCTGAAGGTATGCAGTTTCTTAGCTAATTTGAAGGTTCCTGATGCATTTTCCTCAAACATTTCAAGGTGTGTCAACGTACAGGAGAAAAAGATACATGGATTGAAATGTCACGATCATCATGTATTGTTGCAAGACATTTTTCCAGTAGCTATACGTGGTTTACTACCTAAGGAAGTGTGTGATCCAATTATAGCCTTAGGAAAGTTTTTCAAGAATATATACTCTAAGTGCTTGACGATTGAAGATCTTGATATCCTAGAGGCAGAAATTCCGATTATTTTGACCAAACTTCAACTTGTTTTCCCTCCGGCTTTCTTTGATGTCATGGTTCATTTGCCAAATCACTTGCCAAGTGAGGTAAAGCTTGGTGGACCAACTCAATATCAGAATATGTATCCTATTGAGAG GGAATATACAAGAGAGATTGAAAGCCAAAGTTCAATGAGAACTCATAAAAATGGGTTTCTTGATTGGTTTCGCGCACAT ATATTTGTACTATCTGCACAAGGACGCGCAAATGATGAGCTCATAAGCTTAGCCATCGGTCGTGTACCATTAGTACATCGATATTCAACATTTGTGGTGAATGGATTTAGATTCCATACAAAAGAGCTTGCATTGAGAAGAAAAACGCAGAATAGTGGTGTTCTTGTGAGAGGAGATGATTTAGACTCTAATAAGGAGTATTATGGTGTATTAGAGGACAATTATGAGTTATCTTATGTGGCAAATAGAAAAGTTTACTTATTCAAGTGTCATTGGTGGGATGTGGCTCGCTTAGGAAGAGGATATAAGATTGACAAATATGGATTCACAAGTGTGAATACTCGGTGTGCCTTGAATACAAATGAGCCATTTGTGTTGGCATCTCAGTCAGAACAAGTCTTTTACTTAGACGACATGGTCGATAATGATTGGCTTGTTGTTGTGAAGACAAATCCTCGTGACCTTTTTAAAATTCCTGATAATAATGATAATTGTGTAGATATTGAAGATGAAGAATTACAGAATGAAGAAGTTTATCAGCAAGAGGAAGCTGAATTTAATACTTCGTTCACCAATGACCAAGAAAATATTGTTGATGTGTCTCTACATAGGGATAATGTTAAACCACAAAGTATTAATAATCATAATGAGGAAGATGATTTCATAAATGACAATCATATAGAAATATCAGAGAGTGAAGATAGCGAAGAagagtaa
- the LOC104231051 gene encoding protein DETOXIFICATION 56-like, whose product MSNELGADCPGPAYRVAYVSLAMSVALGFLGGSVMATARGIWGPLFSHNKGIINGVKKMMLLMELLEVVNFPLAICRGIVRGTARSWLGMYANISGFYLLTLPLGVVLAFKINLGLTGLLTELVIGVAFILW is encoded by the coding sequence ATGTCTAATGAGCTTGGTGCAGATTGTCCTGGTCCTGCTTATCGCGTAGCCTATGTATCGTTAGCTATGAGCGTTGCCTTGGGTTTTCTTGGTGGTTCTGTTATGGCTACTGCAAGAGGAATTTGGGGGCCATTGTTTAGTCATAATAAAGGGATTATAAATGGTGTTAAGAAAATGATGTTGTTAATGGAATTACTTGAAGTGGTTAATTTTCCATTAGCAATTTGTAGAGGAATTGTACGTGGAACGGCTAGGTCATGGCTAGGAATGTATGCAAATATTAGTGGATTTTATCTGTTAACTTTGCCATTAGGTGTGGTTTTGGCTTTCAAGATTAATCTTGGTCTTACTGGATTGTTGACAGAGCTTGTGATTGGAGTTGCATTCATTCTTTGGTAG